The proteins below come from a single Ignavibacteria bacterium genomic window:
- a CDS encoding glycosyltransferase: MGMSLISRRVKKHIQSINLERDINLARQKYEEGMYNDSFDIYEQLADSFPLESVEILAEAYDRYKLLPRKSRWDLYQSRLFEFEIKKGDKVLDIGSGHNPFPLATHLADISLSDHSFGRAGVPFKHIGDKPVYEFAVENIPFADKEFDFVYCSHVLEHSVDPQRACEELMRVAKRGYIETPSRAKDLWLNSAIISNHKWNLRIENDVLVFEEYDENEAKGLQNDILMSMHVEPQTKREKAFSALIYLKADFMNTMMIWENNISYKIRSQKKFFNSDIPHDTSKVSIQINDNFSKLNDNKSPKEEIKTEQKLKFLQVHTFYSAYLDNFYSRYSISGMNYREHLNTLLSDGFSSVHLIAPYMSGYNYDSKIIIANDLRLQSKWLNEADNRNQFNGQLIDLLKMQIEEERPDVLYLSDPITFDSRFIRKLNYKPSMIVGWRAADIPEGTDWSEFDLILTGLSRMLEIAKELGAKKGEYFFPGCPKLDSVNAQLKDRANDLVFCGSWTSDQHTKRNDYLLHLAEYCVRHNDPFRFKLFLSGEIEKLNSAVKKYNNPSIFGNQMYQVLSNSKITFDSRGEIRHKKSTGGINGFEDIAKEESINMRIFEATGCGSLLIAEEQKNIHKYFEPGKEIVLFNGKKDLIDQIKYYLSHEDERQEIANNGHLRCVNEYSLEKRAGELDKIIRNNMEEKKGASEKPFQVKLQSDYQIINEIHELLNKKDLTNAFARIIEAKKQNRKIENLDALRGIYFILTKDLSSAKQSLLEELVLFPNNSVAKRLLAEIENGNSEATSVFDQEFEELYVSINQYTMLGKERLYNLFINSKRICQENIPGNFIECGVARGGSSALLALIIKKYSVSQRKLYSLDTFEGMPQPSHEDIHEGIPADETGWGSGTCTGTVENLLNLSEKLGVQDIIVPVKGLFQDTLPELSKKIGRISFLHMDGDWYESTKAILENVYDNVVPEGFIQVDDYGHWEGCRKAVDEYFKKHSISVKINQIDATGVWFQKPAEGIQNNRRPLRMVNIGCGSRFHKNWLNMDVAPFDESVKQIDIMRGIPMGAESADVIYHSHLLEHLPKHLAPGFISECHRVLKKGGALRVVVPDLEQIARLYIEYLEKSLSYNKKAEARYDWMILEMFDQTVRNYSGGEMLKYWQREIIPEEEFIIERVGSEAKSVIDSVRKNGNRGNTGTVETDPGKIGAFRLSGEVHQWMYDRYSLGRLLKDAGFSNIKVCKADESRIPGFNAYLLDIEADGSVRKPDSLFMEAIK, from the coding sequence ATGGGTATGTCTTTAATTTCCAGAAGAGTCAAAAAACATATACAAAGTATTAATTTAGAACGAGATATTAATCTGGCGCGGCAAAAATATGAAGAAGGTATGTATAATGATTCATTTGATATTTACGAGCAATTAGCAGATAGCTTCCCATTGGAATCGGTTGAGATTCTTGCGGAGGCTTACGATAGGTACAAGCTACTTCCTAGAAAAAGCAGATGGGATCTCTATCAATCAAGATTGTTCGAATTCGAAATTAAAAAAGGGGATAAAGTATTAGACATCGGCAGTGGGCATAATCCATTCCCTTTGGCAACTCATCTTGCAGACATATCTTTAAGCGATCACAGTTTCGGAAGAGCAGGGGTTCCATTCAAGCATATAGGCGATAAGCCGGTTTATGAGTTTGCTGTGGAGAATATCCCTTTTGCAGACAAAGAATTTGATTTTGTATATTGTTCTCATGTGTTGGAACATTCGGTTGATCCGCAGAGGGCTTGTGAGGAACTTATGCGCGTAGCAAAACGAGGCTATATTGAAACACCTTCACGGGCAAAAGACCTTTGGTTAAACTCAGCTATAATATCAAATCATAAGTGGAACTTAAGAATAGAAAATGATGTGCTTGTCTTCGAAGAGTATGACGAAAACGAAGCAAAAGGATTGCAGAACGATATTCTTATGTCCATGCACGTGGAGCCACAGACAAAAAGAGAAAAGGCGTTTTCAGCTTTAATTTATCTGAAAGCTGACTTTATGAATACTATGATGATTTGGGAAAACAACATTTCGTACAAAATAAGGTCCCAAAAAAAGTTTTTTAATTCGGATATTCCCCATGATACCTCCAAAGTGTCTATCCAAATAAATGACAACTTTTCAAAGTTAAATGATAATAAGAGCCCGAAAGAAGAAATAAAGACAGAACAAAAATTAAAGTTCCTGCAGGTGCATACTTTCTATTCGGCATACCTGGATAATTTTTATTCCAGATATTCTATCTCAGGAATGAATTATAGAGAACACTTAAATACCCTGCTAAGTGATGGCTTCAGCAGTGTTCATTTAATCGCTCCTTATATGTCAGGATACAACTACGACTCGAAGATAATAATTGCAAATGATTTAAGGCTGCAATCAAAGTGGCTCAATGAGGCAGATAATCGTAATCAATTTAACGGCCAGTTGATCGATCTGTTAAAGATGCAAATTGAGGAAGAAAGACCAGACGTATTATATTTATCAGATCCTATTACTTTTGACAGCAGATTTATACGGAAACTTAATTATAAACCATCAATGATAGTGGGGTGGAGAGCAGCCGATATTCCTGAAGGAACTGACTGGTCGGAATTCGATTTAATTTTGACAGGACTATCCCGGATGCTGGAGATTGCAAAGGAACTGGGAGCAAAAAAGGGAGAATACTTTTTCCCGGGGTGTCCTAAACTTGACTCTGTTAATGCCCAATTGAAAGACAGGGCCAACGATTTAGTGTTTTGTGGAAGTTGGACGTCAGATCAACATACTAAGAGGAATGATTATCTCTTGCATTTAGCTGAGTACTGTGTAAGACATAATGATCCATTCAGATTCAAATTATTTCTTAGTGGTGAAATTGAAAAATTAAATTCTGCTGTCAAGAAGTACAACAATCCTTCTATTTTTGGTAATCAAATGTATCAAGTTCTATCCAACAGTAAAATTACTTTCGATTCCAGGGGAGAAATAAGGCATAAAAAAAGTACAGGTGGAATAAATGGGTTTGAGGATATTGCCAAAGAAGAATCAATTAACATGAGGATATTTGAGGCTACTGGTTGTGGATCGTTATTAATAGCTGAGGAGCAAAAGAATATTCATAAATATTTTGAACCGGGTAAGGAAATTGTGCTTTTTAATGGAAAGAAGGATCTTATCGATCAAATTAAATACTATCTCTCACATGAAGATGAAAGACAGGAAATAGCAAATAATGGCCATTTAAGGTGCGTAAATGAATACTCTTTGGAAAAAAGGGCCGGGGAGTTGGATAAGATAATAAGGAACAATATGGAAGAAAAAAAAGGGGCTTCTGAAAAACCATTTCAGGTAAAGCTGCAGTCTGACTACCAGATTATCAATGAAATACATGAGCTGCTAAACAAGAAAGACTTAACGAATGCTTTTGCCAGAATAATTGAGGCAAAGAAGCAAAATAGAAAAATAGAAAATTTGGATGCTTTACGGGGGATATATTTCATACTGACAAAAGATTTAAGTTCTGCAAAACAATCACTTCTTGAAGAATTGGTTCTGTTCCCGAATAACTCTGTTGCCAAAAGACTTTTAGCTGAAATAGAGAATGGGAATAGTGAAGCCACAAGTGTGTTTGATCAGGAATTTGAGGAGCTATATGTATCCATAAACCAATACACAATGCTAGGAAAGGAAAGGCTTTACAATTTATTTATAAATTCGAAGAGAATCTGCCAAGAGAATATACCTGGTAATTTTATCGAATGTGGGGTAGCTAGAGGGGGTTCTTCTGCTCTGCTAGCTCTTATAATAAAAAAATACTCCGTTAGTCAAAGGAAGCTTTATTCTTTAGATACATTTGAAGGAATGCCACAACCTTCACATGAAGACATACATGAAGGAATTCCGGCTGATGAAACAGGCTGGGGCAGTGGAACATGCACGGGAACAGTCGAAAATCTTTTGAATTTAAGTGAAAAATTGGGAGTGCAAGATATTATCGTCCCTGTAAAGGGTTTGTTCCAGGACACTCTTCCTGAATTAAGTAAAAAGATTGGGAGGATATCGTTTCTGCACATGGATGGCGACTGGTACGAATCGACAAAAGCCATTCTAGAAAACGTTTATGACAATGTAGTTCCAGAAGGCTTTATACAGGTTGATGATTACGGGCACTGGGAAGGCTGCAGAAAAGCGGTTGACGAGTACTTTAAGAAACATTCAATATCGGTAAAAATAAATCAAATTGATGCTACGGGTGTTTGGTTTCAAAAACCCGCAGAAGGCATTCAAAATAACAGACGCCCGCTCAGGATGGTAAATATCGGCTGCGGAAGCAGGTTCCATAAAAACTGGCTTAATATGGATGTGGCGCCTTTTGACGAAAGCGTTAAACAAATTGATATCATGCGTGGAATACCCATGGGGGCGGAATCAGCGGATGTTATTTATCATTCACACCTCCTGGAGCACCTTCCAAAGCACCTGGCTCCGGGTTTTATTTCTGAGTGTCACCGCGTACTGAAAAAAGGCGGGGCTTTGAGGGTCGTGGTTCCCGACCTGGAACAGATTGCAAGGCTGTATATTGAATATCTGGAGAAATCCCTGAGTTATAATAAAAAGGCAGAGGCGAGATACGACTGGATGATCCTGGAGATGTTTGACCAGACGGTAAGAAATTACTCGGGCGGCGAAATGCTGAAATACTGGCAAAGGGAGATCATTCCCGAAGAGGAGTTCATTATTGAAAGAGTCGGTTCCGAAGCCAAATCTGTAATAGACTCCGTAAGGAAAAATGGGAACCGCGGTAATACCGGTACCGTTGAAACGGATCCGGGAAAAATCGGTGCCTTCAGGCTCTCGGGCGAAGTGCACCAGTGGATGTACGACAGATATTCCCTGGGCAGGCTGCTGAAAGATGCCGGCTTTAGTAATATAAAGGTCTGCAAAGCCGATGAATCGCGTATCCCCGGATTTAATGCATATCTTCTTGATATTGAGGCTGACGGGTCCGTAAGAAAACCGGATTCATTGTTTATGGAGGCGATTAAATGA
- a CDS encoding glycosyltransferase, with the protein MKVVHLSALDSGGAGKAAYRLHRGLLELGVDSKMLVMQKSTKDDSVTAINPRISKAFEGQWERWNSVLRPYRSRPQGLEIFTEFTSGIIWNKLKEIEEADIVNLHWAAGMFTAQTAPLFFQNKKLVWTLHDMNAFTGGCHYSASCNKYSASCGACPQLGSNDTEDMSRKNWELKNDVYRKMKITVATPSLWLSKCAKESSLFKKKDIHVIKYGIPTTIYAPLDRNKIRTALNISKSKKVILFVADSVTNERKGLKYLISALNLLEGDNITLAVLGSNNNVNLNCKHELLFLGSISDENTIASIYNLADVFVIPSTEDNLPNTVIESLSCGTPVVGFNIGGIPDMVTHKKNGYLADPGNIDDLKNGIEWILHNGDYEHIRKECRNKALREFQLRTQAENYLSLYDKILQEKSFPKIFSKNKNSTPVKKITVITPSYNQDKFLEECIDSVLTQNYPDLEYIIMDGGSTDNSVNIIKKYEKHLHYWQSKPDGGQYNALNEGFRHSSGEIMTWLNSDDKFYDEALKIVSGVFSRRTDIEWLMGRPNGFAADGSEAWISDYPPKWSRAKYLLKVYQDPYIQQEGTFWRRKLWDKAGSYISTQYRLAGDLELWTRFFRSAQLHTVDALLAGFRHHSGQKTARDILTYNRETEAILDLEYQLYERSSDKTLMPAPETIFLDESQMPSDQGQTRKVSPEFENKLKALEQAISTGDSREAKTHVLKLLANKSDKGRVIDLLGGDDGINKRYPLTFELLYCAFFSGRTNEAEKLNSSIQSSWINSCNQDGHDKQNFKTNRFTVTAIVSVYNSEKFIKGCLDDLIGQTLYKKEQLEIVLVNTGSEENEDEIIRRYCEKYANIEYIKINTRETIYQAWNRGIKAGKGKYITNANTDDRHRSDALEVMAAALDENPSAALVYGDIFVTNFGNQTFENFINCGYQIRPDYKKEIMLTGCHMGPQPMWRKSLHWKLGFFNEELKSAGDYEFWCRIAAKHEMFHIRDFLGLYLENSSGVVNANINQSVMESDAVKHFYAAHLPFVKENYAYNYQFIFDSKNPGFVNICMITFNRLEYTKQSIKSIVQYTSFPHVLTVVDNGSTDGTREYLKELKRRGIIKNLILLDSNIGVAKASNLAWLKEPEAEYYLKLDNDIVIQKPNWLREMINAVQKIPTAGAVAYNFEPVSYPIQKINGVDVRPKTGGILGGACILLPKRTNKLLGYWCEDYGLYGEEDADYGFRINVSNLQNIYMLDENIGFHLPSGKAAVIDQETLKAIDEKETIEHREYRKWKDEQRIGNVKGGKLPFNLQKYLNGQKSLYVKPEIALSFSDKAVKDKAPGKLPESTGIKVSVIVPVYNRVELTQKCLESVYRNTGAQENYELIIVDNASIDGTQTLLKEYQGNKSNFSVLRSERNLGFSRANNLAARTARGSYLLFLNNDTEVRKGWMEMLVKILDKDAKAAAAGSKLLFPDGTIQHAGIGIFDHRKMKDPLLAQHLYLHQPADCSEAEVMTKYQSLTAACLLVRRSAFEEVGGFDEGYWNGYEDVDLCFKLRQRGYSLVYQPESVVIHYESQSGAERFSKVSENIQRLHRKWLGKVKPDFITENDGRTFTTDANIIKEYLLPGEDLYKVSSSQKKKSETFVSIVVLTFNGLKFNKECINSILKHTKLKYEIIIVDNASTDGTVTYLKNLQKKYARIKVILNDSNYGFPKAINQALKAASGNYLVIANNDIVVTEGWLQRMLEVAESDAKTGIVGPISNLVSGIQMDENAKYKTIPEMHKYAKMIKRQNSGKTLEYLRVSFLCTLIKKEVIDLIGGLDERFSPGNFEDDDFCLRSHIAGYKTVIAEDVFVHHYGSKSFRADGYEKYAKLIRLNEKKFLEKWGVNIDEIWLEKKQVKERSISFPIHQDEFIQSYLRALVHFVDNEYDLAEQVLKQSIDIYESEGRSDMDDKYGNVLNLYGNLYLKKNDLKNAINYFERELRSNPGSVPAYLGLGEAFFVSERYQESKHVFQMALMKEPKDSCGIAGLAKTNSKLGLSKDHNSLASEPYSVNSIKNPDSNGRISESNYTGSSMNELLNRAEELIGQNNPGEAVELLSEIINKNPANTDALNDLAVISIMTGDLESAVDFLEKVVRIDPGNEVALGNMNYLSELLEEKSSQPSEIEHPDSSLKESKEESKRQGIGSEYKTDKRQYGRLVEKAETFIESGELSLARKVLETVLLLESENIDALNDLSVVEIMEKNYPAAAEILERVIKKDPSNEVAAENILILQRELDKL; encoded by the coding sequence ATGAAAGTAGTGCACCTTTCCGCCCTGGACAGCGGCGGTGCCGGAAAGGCTGCCTACAGACTGCATCGTGGTTTGCTGGAGCTAGGCGTTGATTCAAAAATGCTTGTAATGCAAAAATCCACAAAAGATGATTCTGTAACGGCAATAAACCCCAGGATTTCCAAAGCTTTTGAGGGGCAATGGGAAAGATGGAACTCAGTTCTGCGGCCATACCGGTCAAGGCCCCAGGGGCTTGAAATATTTACGGAATTTACCTCGGGCATTATCTGGAATAAATTGAAAGAAATAGAGGAAGCCGATATTGTAAATTTGCACTGGGCAGCCGGAATGTTTACTGCTCAGACAGCTCCTCTTTTTTTTCAGAATAAAAAACTGGTCTGGACACTCCATGACATGAATGCGTTTACCGGGGGGTGTCATTATTCTGCTTCTTGCAACAAGTATTCTGCCTCCTGCGGTGCGTGCCCTCAATTAGGGTCAAATGACACTGAGGACATGTCCCGCAAAAACTGGGAACTAAAAAATGACGTTTACCGGAAGATGAAGATCACGGTTGCCACTCCAAGTCTCTGGTTATCGAAATGTGCAAAAGAAAGCTCCTTATTTAAAAAGAAAGATATTCACGTCATAAAGTACGGAATCCCGACAACCATCTATGCTCCCCTGGATAGAAACAAAATTAGAACCGCTTTAAATATAAGTAAAAGCAAGAAAGTGATATTGTTTGTAGCTGATTCTGTTACGAACGAGAGGAAGGGGTTAAAATACTTAATAAGCGCCTTAAATCTTCTTGAAGGGGATAATATAACCCTGGCTGTCCTGGGATCAAATAATAACGTGAATTTGAATTGTAAACATGAATTGTTATTCCTGGGCTCAATAAGTGACGAAAATACTATTGCTTCAATATACAATTTGGCAGACGTTTTCGTTATCCCGTCTACTGAAGATAACCTGCCAAACACTGTAATAGAGTCGCTGTCCTGCGGAACGCCAGTTGTCGGCTTTAATATTGGCGGTATACCGGATATGGTAACACATAAAAAAAACGGATACCTGGCTGATCCCGGTAATATTGATGACCTGAAAAACGGTATTGAGTGGATTCTTCATAACGGCGACTATGAACATATCAGAAAGGAATGCAGAAATAAGGCGCTCCGCGAGTTTCAGCTCCGGACTCAGGCAGAAAACTATTTATCACTATATGATAAAATATTACAAGAGAAAAGTTTTCCGAAAATTTTCAGTAAAAATAAAAATAGTACTCCTGTTAAAAAAATAACAGTAATTACGCCTTCATATAATCAGGATAAATTTCTTGAGGAATGCATCGATTCGGTACTGACTCAAAATTATCCGGATCTTGAATACATTATTATGGATGGGGGGAGCACCGATAATTCCGTCAATATCATTAAAAAATATGAAAAGCATCTGCACTACTGGCAGAGTAAACCGGACGGGGGGCAGTACAACGCTCTGAATGAAGGATTCAGACATTCTTCCGGCGAAATAATGACGTGGCTTAATTCAGACGACAAATTCTATGACGAAGCGCTTAAGATAGTCTCGGGGGTATTTTCCAGAAGAACTGATATCGAATGGTTGATGGGAAGGCCAAACGGTTTTGCCGCTGATGGCAGTGAGGCCTGGATATCTGATTATCCTCCTAAATGGAGCAGGGCCAAGTATCTGTTAAAGGTATATCAGGATCCGTATATTCAGCAGGAAGGTACTTTCTGGCGAAGAAAGTTATGGGACAAAGCAGGCTCCTATATTTCTACACAATACCGTCTGGCAGGAGATCTTGAACTGTGGACAAGGTTCTTCCGCTCGGCACAATTACATACTGTTGACGCATTGCTTGCCGGATTCAGGCACCATAGCGGGCAAAAAACTGCCCGGGACATCCTAACATATAACCGGGAAACAGAAGCTATCCTTGATCTTGAATATCAGCTTTATGAAAGGTCTTCTGATAAAACACTTATGCCCGCACCGGAAACAATCTTCCTGGATGAAAGCCAAATGCCTTCAGACCAGGGACAAACCCGAAAAGTGAGCCCTGAATTTGAAAACAAACTAAAGGCGCTTGAACAGGCAATCTCGACGGGAGATAGCCGCGAAGCCAAAACCCATGTCTTGAAACTGCTGGCCAATAAGTCAGATAAGGGCAGAGTTATAGATCTACTGGGTGGCGATGACGGAATAAATAAAAGATATCCTCTGACTTTTGAACTGCTTTATTGTGCGTTTTTTAGCGGCAGGACAAATGAGGCTGAAAAGCTAAATTCTAGTATTCAGTCTTCTTGGATAAATTCGTGCAATCAAGATGGGCATGATAAACAGAATTTTAAAACCAATAGGTTCACGGTTACAGCTATTGTATCGGTCTATAATTCGGAGAAATTTATAAAAGGTTGTCTTGATGACCTGATTGGGCAAACACTCTACAAAAAAGAGCAGTTGGAAATTGTTCTGGTAAATACAGGCTCAGAGGAGAATGAAGATGAAATAATAAGGCGTTACTGTGAAAAGTACGCTAATATAGAATATATAAAAATAAATACACGCGAAACGATTTACCAGGCATGGAACCGTGGAATTAAAGCTGGCAAAGGGAAATACATTACTAATGCCAATACTGACGACAGGCATAGAAGTGATGCCCTGGAAGTTATGGCTGCTGCACTTGATGAAAATCCCAGCGCGGCTTTAGTTTATGGAGACATATTTGTTACAAATTTCGGGAACCAGACTTTTGAGAATTTCATAAACTGCGGCTATCAGATAAGACCAGATTACAAAAAGGAAATTATGCTTACGGGATGCCACATGGGGCCCCAGCCGATGTGGAGAAAATCCCTGCACTGGAAATTGGGCTTTTTTAATGAAGAGCTGAAATCCGCCGGTGACTATGAATTTTGGTGCAGGATTGCCGCAAAACATGAAATGTTCCACATTCGGGATTTCCTGGGCTTATATTTGGAAAACTCCTCAGGTGTTGTGAATGCAAACATCAATCAGAGTGTAATGGAATCTGATGCAGTTAAACACTTTTATGCCGCTCATCTTCCATTTGTAAAAGAAAACTACGCATATAACTATCAGTTTATTTTTGATTCTAAAAACCCGGGATTTGTAAATATATGCATGATAACATTTAACCGCCTTGAATATACAAAACAGTCAATTAAATCTATTGTTCAATACACAAGTTTTCCGCACGTGCTGACTGTTGTGGATAATGGAAGTACCGACGGAACCCGGGAGTATCTAAAAGAATTGAAACGCAGGGGGATAATTAAGAATCTCATTCTTCTTGATTCCAATATCGGAGTTGCCAAAGCATCCAATCTGGCATGGCTAAAGGAACCTGAGGCTGAGTATTACCTGAAGCTGGATAATGATATAGTCATTCAGAAGCCGAACTGGCTTCGTGAGATGATCAATGCGGTCCAAAAGATTCCCACTGCCGGGGCAGTAGCATATAACTTTGAGCCTGTCAGTTATCCCATACAGAAGATAAATGGCGTTGATGTCCGGCCTAAAACAGGGGGTATCCTGGGAGGAGCATGTATATTGCTACCTAAAAGAACAAACAAACTTTTGGGGTATTGGTGTGAAGACTACGGTCTTTACGGCGAAGAGGATGCTGATTACGGTTTTAGAATTAATGTGTCCAACTTGCAAAACATTTACATGCTGGATGAAAATATCGGATTTCATTTGCCATCCGGTAAAGCAGCAGTAATTGATCAAGAGACATTAAAGGCAATTGATGAAAAAGAGACAATTGAGCACAGAGAATACAGGAAATGGAAAGATGAGCAGAGGATCGGAAATGTTAAAGGCGGCAAGCTGCCATTTAACCTGCAAAAATACTTAAATGGGCAGAAATCTCTGTATGTAAAGCCGGAAATTGCATTAAGCTTTTCAGATAAGGCAGTGAAGGACAAGGCTCCCGGAAAATTACCAGAATCAACCGGGATAAAAGTGTCTGTTATAGTTCCTGTTTATAACAGGGTTGAACTTACGCAAAAGTGCCTTGAATCGGTTTATAGGAATACCGGGGCACAGGAGAATTATGAGCTGATTATTGTGGATAATGCCTCTATTGATGGAACCCAGACGCTATTAAAGGAATACCAGGGGAACAAAAGCAATTTCTCGGTACTGAGATCAGAACGAAACCTGGGATTTTCAAGAGCAAATAATCTGGCAGCAAGAACGGCTCGCGGCAGTTACCTTCTATTCTTAAATAACGATACCGAAGTCAGAAAAGGATGGATGGAAATGCTGGTGAAAATACTTGATAAGGATGCTAAAGCAGCCGCCGCAGGAAGTAAACTGCTGTTTCCAGATGGTACCATACAGCATGCCGGCATCGGGATATTCGATCATAGAAAAATGAAGGATCCCTTACTGGCTCAGCATTTATATTTACATCAGCCAGCTGATTGCAGTGAAGCTGAGGTGATGACAAAATACCAGTCTTTAACTGCTGCATGCCTGCTGGTCCGCAGGTCCGCTTTCGAAGAGGTGGGCGGATTTGATGAAGGATATTGGAATGGATATGAGGATGTCGACCTGTGTTTTAAGCTAAGGCAGAGGGGATATAGTCTCGTCTATCAGCCTGAAAGTGTCGTCATTCACTATGAATCGCAAAGCGGAGCAGAAAGGTTTTCTAAAGTATCTGAAAACATCCAACGCCTGCACAGAAAATGGCTCGGTAAAGTTAAGCCTGATTTTATTACAGAAAACGACGGCAGGACTTTTACTACAGATGCAAATATAATTAAGGAGTATCTGCTTCCCGGAGAGGACCTCTATAAAGTTTCATCTTCTCAAAAGAAGAAAAGTGAGACTTTTGTCTCGATAGTGGTACTGACTTTTAACGGTCTTAAGTTTAACAAGGAATGCATTAATTCGATTCTGAAACATACAAAATTGAAGTATGAAATTATTATTGTTGACAATGCCAGTACTGATGGTACAGTTACATACCTAAAAAACCTGCAGAAAAAATATGCCAGGATTAAGGTTATACTCAATGATTCCAACTATGGATTTCCAAAGGCCATTAATCAGGCCTTGAAAGCTGCTTCAGGGAACTACCTGGTTATTGCTAATAATGATATTGTTGTGACTGAGGGCTGGCTCCAGAGAATGCTGGAAGTAGCGGAGTCGGACGCCAAAACAGGCATTGTAGGACCAATAAGTAATCTGGTCAGCGGAATACAGATGGATGAAAATGCAAAATATAAGACTATCCCGGAAATGCATAAATATGCAAAGATGATAAAAAGGCAGAATTCCGGAAAGACCTTAGAGTACCTGAGAGTTTCGTTCCTCTGCACCCTTATCAAGAAGGAAGTAATTGACTTAATTGGCGGACTTGATGAACGATTCAGCCCCGGAAACTTCGAGGATGACGATTTCTGTCTCCGGTCGCATATAGCAGGCTATAAGACTGTAATAGCAGAGGATGTTTTTGTTCATCATTACGGTTCAAAGTCCTTCAGGGCCGATGGATACGAAAAATATGCAAAGCTTATCAGGTTAAATGAAAAGAAATTTTTGGAAAAGTGGGGCGTTAATATTGATGAAATCTGGTTGGAGAAAAAACAGGTAAAAGAACGGTCCATATCCTTCCCTATTCATCAGGATGAATTCATACAAAGCTACCTAAGGGCTCTGGTGCATTTCGTTGATAATGAGTATGATTTGGCTGAACAAGTCTTAAAGCAATCCATAGATATTTATGAATCCGAAGGCCGCTCAGACATGGATGATAAATATGGAAACGTCCTGAACCTTTATGGGAATCTCTACCTAAAGAAAAACGATCTTAAAAATGCAATCAATTACTTCGAACGTGAACTTAGATCTAATCCTGGTTCAGTTCCGGCATATCTGGGACTAGGTGAGGCTTTCTTTGTCTCTGAACGTTACCAGGAGTCAAAGCATGTGTTCCAAATGGCTTTAATGAAAGAGCCTAAAGATAGCTGTGGAATTGCGGGACTTGCAAAGACAAATAGTAAATTAGGCCTATCTAAGGATCACAATAGCCTTGCTTCTGAACCTTACAGCGTGAACAGTATTAAAAATCCGGACTCAAACGGAAGGATATCTGAGAGTAATTATACGGGAAGCAGCATGAATGAGCTACTTAATAGAGCCGAAGAGCTTATTGGACAAAACAATCCGGGTGAAGCTGTTGAACTGTTAAGTGAGATCATCAATAAAAATCCGGCCAATACAGATGCCTTAAATGATCTGGCCGTAATATCAATAATGACGGGAGATCTTGAGTCTGCGGTAGATTTTTTAGAAAAGGTTGTAAGAATCGATCCGGGGAATGAGGTGGCCTTAGGGAACATGAATTACCTTAGTGAATTGCTTGAAGAGAAAAGCAGCCAGCCGAGTGAGATAGAACACCCGGACTCCAGCCTTAAGGAAAGCAAAGAAGAATCTAAAAGGCAGGGAATTGGATCTGAATATAAGACGGACAAAAGACAGTACGGCCGTCTGGTGGAAAAAGCAGAAACTTTCATAGAAAGCGGTGAGCTTTCTTTAGCCCGCAAGGTACTTGAAACCGTTCTGCTTTTGGAAAGTGAAAACATAGATGCCTTAAATGACCTTTCTGTAGTGGAAATTATGGAAAAGAATTATCCGGCTGCAGCGGAAATTCTGGAGAGGGTAATAAAAAAGGATCCATCAAATGAAGTGGCGGCAGAAAACATCCTGATCTTACAAAGAGAGCTGGATAAACTTTAA